A stretch of Aphanothece sacrum FPU1 DNA encodes these proteins:
- the nifN gene encoding nitrogenase iron-molybdenum cofactor biosynthesis protein NifN produces MTTILSPNKSLSVNPLKMSQPLGAALAFLGLKGMMPLFHGAQGCTAFAKVVLVRHFRESIPLSTTAMTEVSTILGGEDHVEQAILTIVDKYKPQVIGLLTTGLTETRGDDMGGILQVIRERNPKLNNLPIIFVSTPDYKGSLQDGYTAAIESIVSTDYGSFTPDQPLMASVGMQPQVTILCSSSLSPGDVEELKAIVEGFGLTPIMIPDLSRSLDGHLEDNPHTVTTGGTTLTQLQQLNRSCFTLAVGESMRKAAQILEQRFGTKYEVFSRLAGLDGVDAFLWRLSQIITSRCDHHFPIIPNIPAYLQRQRRQLQDTILDTHFYFGGKKVVLALEPDLLHQTAWLLNSMGAKIQGAVTTTKSPLLEDLPIETVIIGDLEDLEDLAVGCDLVITNSHGGPIAKRLHAPLYRMGYPVFDQLGNGQRCLVGYRGTMQFLFDVGNILLEEEVKHSPCSSTYVNS; encoded by the coding sequence ATGACCACTATTTTAAGTCCCAATAAGTCTCTATCAGTCAACCCCTTAAAAATGAGTCAACCTTTAGGCGCGGCCTTAGCGTTCTTAGGGTTAAAAGGAATGATGCCTTTATTTCATGGGGCCCAAGGTTGTACAGCCTTTGCTAAAGTAGTCTTAGTTCGTCATTTCCGTGAATCAATTCCCTTGTCTACCACTGCTATGACGGAAGTAAGTACCATTTTAGGGGGTGAAGACCATGTTGAGCAAGCTATCTTAACAATTGTTGACAAATATAAACCTCAAGTTATTGGTTTGTTAACTACAGGGTTAACGGAAACGAGAGGGGATGATATGGGAGGTATTCTCCAGGTAATTCGAGAACGTAACCCCAAATTAAACAATTTACCCATTATTTTCGTTTCTACTCCTGATTATAAAGGATCGTTACAAGATGGGTATACAGCCGCCATAGAAAGCATTGTTTCTACGGACTATGGGTCTTTCACCCCTGACCAACCGTTGATGGCTTCTGTGGGGATGCAGCCTCAAGTGACCATTCTGTGTAGTTCCTCTTTATCTCCTGGAGATGTGGAAGAACTCAAAGCGATCGTGGAAGGATTTGGCTTAACTCCTATCATGATACCCGATCTGTCTCGTTCTTTGGATGGTCACTTAGAAGATAATCCTCATACGGTAACAACAGGGGGAACCACATTAACCCAACTGCAACAATTAAACCGTTCTTGCTTTACTTTAGCGGTTGGGGAAAGTATGCGCAAAGCAGCCCAAATTTTAGAACAACGGTTTGGGACTAAATATGAGGTTTTCTCCCGTTTAGCGGGGTTAGATGGAGTAGATGCCTTTTTATGGCGACTCTCTCAGATTATTACTTCCCGTTGTGATCATCATTTCCCCATTATCCCCAATATTCCGGCCTATCTGCAACGTCAACGCCGTCAGCTACAAGATACTATCCTCGATACTCACTTCTATTTTGGGGGCAAAAAGGTAGTTTTAGCTTTAGAACCGGATTTACTGCACCAAACCGCCTGGTTATTAAATTCTATGGGGGCTAAAATCCAAGGGGCTGTTACAACGACAAAATCCCCCTTATTAGAAGATTTACCCATAGAAACGGTAATAATCGGGGATTTAGAAGATTTAGAAGATTTGGCTGTCGGCTGTGACCTGGTGATTACCAATTCTCATGGCGGCCCCATTGCCAAACGACTCCATGCCCCATTGTATCGTATGGGATATCCCGTATTTGATCAATTAGGCAATGGTCAACGATGTTTAGTAGGTTATCGAGGAACGATGCAATTTCTTTTTGATGTGGGTAATATTTTACTCGAAGAAGAAGTTAAACATAGTCCTTGTTCATCTACCTATGTTAATAGTTAA
- the nifX gene encoding nitrogen fixation protein NifX, which yields MKVAFTTSDNVHVNAHFGSASQIALYDVSPNGFNFVNTLKFNGELKEDGNEDKLVPKIEALNGCTLIYVSAIGGSAAARLIRKNVTPIKARTEDDKIDEILGELVKTLKGNPPPWLRKVLQQESQPVSFED from the coding sequence ATGAAAGTTGCTTTTACGACCAGTGATAATGTTCATGTTAATGCCCATTTTGGTTCAGCTAGTCAAATTGCCCTCTATGATGTTTCTCCCAATGGGTTTAACTTTGTTAATACCTTGAAGTTTAACGGAGAATTAAAAGAAGATGGGAACGAAGATAAATTAGTTCCTAAAATCGAGGCTTTAAACGGTTGTACTTTAATCTATGTTTCTGCTATTGGAGGTAGTGCTGCAGCCCGTTTAATTCGTAAAAATGTAACCCCAATTAAAGCTCGTACCGAAGATGATAAAATTGATGAAATTCTTGGTGAATTAGTCAAAACCTTAAAAGGAAATCCTCCTCCCTGGTTACGCAAAGTTCTACAACAAGAATCACAACCTGTCAGTTTTGAAGACTAG
- a CDS encoding NifX-associated nitrogen fixation protein, with the protein MTTTTQNPETSPSLIAESLFLQELVRQIRAFDHYGFYRSWSDELVLSPFIIAKKKRREISLEGDVDPTTKMRILCFYRAIASLIEKETGQLCQVVVDLNHEGFGWVLIWCGRLMVVTRTLRDAHRFGFETMESLAEQGKNLTASGVEMVKRFPEVAQF; encoded by the coding sequence ATGACAACGACAACTCAAAATCCTGAAACATCTCCTAGTTTAATTGCAGAAAGTCTATTTCTACAAGAATTAGTCCGTCAAATTCGCGCCTTTGATCACTATGGATTTTATCGAAGTTGGTCTGATGAATTAGTTCTGTCTCCTTTCATCATAGCTAAGAAGAAAAGACGGGAAATTTCCTTAGAAGGAGATGTTGACCCTACCACAAAAATGAGAATTCTCTGTTTCTATCGTGCCATTGCTTCTTTGATTGAAAAAGAAACCGGACAATTATGTCAAGTGGTGGTAGATTTAAACCATGAAGGCTTTGGTTGGGTATTAATTTGGTGTGGTCGTTTAATGGTAGTCACTCGTACCTTAAGAGATGCTCATCGCTTTGGTTTTGAAACCATGGAATCTTTAGCAGAACAAGGGAAAAATTTAACAGCTTCCGGCGTTGAAATGGTTAAACGTTTTCCTGAAGTTGCTCAATTTTAA
- a CDS encoding CCE_0567 family metalloprotein, with protein MVQIINSLPTPETVADLKTKIRRLNSQAGQSKMDLHDLAEGLPTDYETLLEQAQKTYDIYRELDQLKQQLKQWEETL; from the coding sequence ATGGTACAAATTATCAATTCCCTACCAACACCGGAAACTGTTGCTGATCTCAAAACCAAAATTCGGCGACTAAATTCTCAAGCTGGTCAATCAAAAATGGACTTGCATGATCTCGCAGAAGGACTACCTACAGATTATGAAACTCTCCTAGAACAAGCCCAAAAAACTTACGATATCTATCGTGAACTAGATCAACTGAAACAACAACTCAAACAATGGGAGGAAACCCTATAA
- the nifW gene encoding nitrogenase-stabilizing/protective protein NifW has product MTATPQTLVGFKSLIDTEEFLDFFGIEYDPTFVNVNRLHILKQFSLLIAEIDEVFGDLTEAEKLAKYGEAFEEAYELFKTSSPIETRLFKVFKDKAKNFVSLDEISTEAGV; this is encoded by the coding sequence ATGACTGCTACTCCACAAACTTTAGTTGGCTTCAAAAGCTTAATCGATACCGAAGAATTTTTAGACTTTTTTGGCATTGAATACGACCCTACTTTTGTCAATGTCAATCGTCTACATATTCTCAAACAATTTTCTCTCTTAATTGCTGAAATTGATGAAGTTTTCGGTGACTTAACTGAAGCTGAAAAATTGGCTAAATATGGTGAAGCTTTTGAAGAAGCTTACGAACTTTTCAAAACGTCTAGTCCCATAGAAACCAGACTGTTTAAAGTCTTCAAAGATAAGGCCAAAAACTTTGTTTCCTTAGACGAAATAAGCACAGAAGCTGGAGTTTAA